DNA sequence from the Streptomyces sp. CA-210063 genome:
CGGCTTCCATTTCCTGGGCTGATCCTGTCGAGAGCTCCGTGGCGGAACCCGCTCGCCCGCCCGACCCTCTGGGGGAGTGTGACCGTTGACAGGCGGGCGGACCGGGCGCAGACTCATGTCCACAATGCAGTGAAGTGAATTTCACCAGACGAACAAGGTCGGCGCCCGGGGGACGGGACGCGGCTCGTCCTCAACGACGAGGAGTACTCAATGCACACCACCGTCGGCATCATCGGCGGCGGCCCGGCGGGACTGCTGCTGGCCCGTCTGCTGCACAACGCGGGAATCGACAGTGTGGTTCTGGAACGCAAGGACCGCACATATGTCGAACAGCGCCAGCGTGCCGGAATCCTGGAGCAGGCCACCGTCGACGTGCTGCGCGCCGCCGGCGCGGGGGCGCGACTGGATGCCGAGGGCATGCCCCACGACGGCATCGAGCTGCGCTTCGACGGCCGCGCCCACCGCGTCGACTTCCCCGAGCTGACCGGCGGGCGCCGGGTGTGGGTCTACGCCCAGACCGAGGTCGTCAAGGACCTCATCGCCCTCCAGCTCACCGACGGCGGACCCCTGCTGTTCGAGGCCGAGGTGCACGCGGTCGAGGGCGCCGACACCGACCGCCCGCTCATCCGCTACACCCACGAGGGTCGCGAACAGACTCTGACCTGCGACTACGTGGTCGGCTGCGACGGCTTCCACGGCGTCGCACGCAACGCTGTCCCGGACGGGGTGCGGACGACGTACGAGCGGACGTACCCCTACTCCTGGCTGGGCATCCTCGCCGACGCCCCGCCCGTCTACGACGAGCTGATCTACGCCCACTCCGAGCGCGGCTTCGCACTGGCGAGCATGCGGTCGCTGTCCGTGAGCCGTCTCTACCTCCAGGTCCCGAACGGCACCGACCCCGCCGACTGGTCCGACGAGCAGGTCTGGGACGAGCTGGACGCCCGCTTCGCCCTCACCGCGAACCCGGGGTGGCGGCTCAAGCGCGGGCCCGTCACCTCCAAGGCCGTCCTGCCGATGCGTAGCCATGTCACCGAGCCGATGCGTCACGGCCGGGTCTTCCTGGCCGGTGACGCCGCCCACATCGTGCCGCCCACCGGCGCCAAGGGGCTCAACCTGGCCGCCACCGATGTCATCGTGCTGGCCCGTGCCTTCGCGCGGCTCAGGGAGACAGGCTCGTCCGAACTGCTCGACACGTACTCCGACACCTGTCTGCGCCGGGTGTGGCGGGCCGAGCACTTCTCCTACTTCATGACCACGACGCTGCACGTCGACCCGGCCCAGTCCCCGTTCGAGACCAGGCTCCAGCTCTCCCAGCTCGACCGCGTCGCCACCTCACGGCACGCGGCGGCCGAGCTGGCGGAGAACTACACGGGGCTGCCGCTGGACACCGCGTCCTAGCCGGTCACACCACATGACCGCACTGGCGCGCACGGACATGACTGACGGGCCCACCCCCGAAAAAGGGGTGGGCCCGTAGCCGTGTGGTCGATGTCAGTGGGCGCCGAGGCCGCCGCTCCCGAAGGAGCCGCTGCTGCCCTTGCTCCAGCGCGGCCGCTTCTTCTCCTCGCTCGGGCGGGAGCCCATGTTTCCGTGCACCTCGTACGGTGTCAGCCGGTAGTCGCTCTTGGGGATCTCGTCCGGCTCGCGGTTCACCCGCTCCTCACGGACAGGGCCGCCGTCCGGCATGCGGGGCTGCTCCTCGGGGCGCGGCCGGCGCGGCTCACGTGCCCGTACGCGAGCGCCCAGCCAGATGGCGCCGATCAGCATGGCCACCACGACGACGCCTGCCAGGAACGGTGCGATACCGCCCAGTACGCTTCGTTCTGCGGCTATATCAGTCCATTCCATGTTCATAAGGGATGAATACCCCCTAAAAGGTCGAGTGAACCGGCCCGCTTCGAACAGCTTGTGCCCGGGTGCCCTGTGTCCCGCCCTCGGAAACGGAACCCGGTGCACCGTGTGCGGCGCGGATGCTGCCCACCGTGTTTGGCCGCATGGCCTCCGGCTACCCGCCCGTTGTGACCTCGACAACGACATCCCACCAGGAACTCGTCCGGTTCCTCGAGGACCGCTTCGCCTGTGCGCAGGCGTGCACGGAGTGTGCGCGTGCCTGTGCGCTGCGGGCGAGCCTCGCCGATCCGGACGGGCCCGAAGACCAGGAAAAGATGCGACGCAAGGGCATCATGTGCGCGGAGGTGTGCGACGCCACCTGCAGGGTGCTCTCCGAGCAGCCCGGCCTCGACGAGGCCGGTATCCGCGTGCAGGTGGAGTGGTGCCGAACCGTCTGCCTCGAATGCGCGCACGTCTTCGACGAGCACCCCGGCGCGGAGGACGGCGCCAAGGCCTGCCGTGAGTGCGCCCAGGCCTGCACGGACTTCCTCGCCACCCTCGGCTGAACCCCCGGTCTCGCGGGAGGAGGGGCGGGATCTCCGGGGGAATCGGCCGGACCGCACCGCTCCCACGTGTTCCCAATTACTGGAACACGTTCTAGCGTGTGCGCCGTCAGGTCGGCCTTGGGGAGCCTGGAGGCGCCGTGCACCTCGAATACACGCCCGAGCAGCAGCGGCTGCGCACCGAACTGCGCGCCTACTTCGCCGAGTTGGTACCGGAGGGCGCCTACACCCGGCACGCCGACCCGGCGGCACAGAAGCGCTTCTACCGCGAGACCATCCGCCGCCTCGGCACCGACGGCTGGCTCGGCGTGGGCTGGCCGAAGGAGTACGGCGGACGCGGCCTGACCGCCATCGAACAGTTCATCTTCTTCGACGAGGCCGCCCAGGCCGGGGTCCCGCTGCCGCTGATGGCGCTCAACACCGTCGGCCCGACGATCATGCAGTTCGGCACCGAGGAGCAGAAGTCGTACTTCCTGCCCCGCGTCCTCTCCGGCGAGATCGACTTCGCCATCGGCTACAGCGAGCCCGACGCCGGCACGGACCTGGCCTCACTGAAGACCCGCGCGGTCAGGGACGGCGACGATTACGTCGTCAACGGGCAGAAGATCTGGACGACCAACGGCGACACGGCCGACTGGGTGTGGCTAGCGGTCCGCACCGACCCCGACGCCCCGCCCCACAAGGGCATCACCATGCTCCTCGTCCCGACCACGGACCCCGGCTACTCCTGCACCCTCATCAACACCCTCGCCTCGCACGACACCACCGCCAGCTACTACGAGAACATCCGCGTCCCCGTCTCCCGCCGCGTCGGCGAGGAGAA
Encoded proteins:
- a CDS encoding acyl-CoA dehydrogenase family protein, which gives rise to MHLEYTPEQQRLRTELRAYFAELVPEGAYTRHADPAAQKRFYRETIRRLGTDGWLGVGWPKEYGGRGLTAIEQFIFFDEAAQAGVPLPLMALNTVGPTIMQFGTEEQKSYFLPRVLSGEIDFAIGYSEPDAGTDLASLKTRAVRDGDDYVVNGQKIWTTNGDTADWVWLAVRTDPDAPPHKGITMLLVPTTDPGYSCTLINTLASHDTTASYYENIRVPVSRRVGEENKGWRLITNQLNHERVTLAAHGTMAIRSLHNVQRWAMETKLADGRRVIDLPWVRRRLAQTHTKLDALKLLNWRMVSALQEGTLTPQDASAVKVYGSEARRDAYAWLMEIVATAGALKEGSTGAVLHGELERGYRSAVIFTFGGGNNEIQREIISWIGLGMPRVRR
- a CDS encoding 4-hydroxybenzoate 3-monooxygenase → MHTTVGIIGGGPAGLLLARLLHNAGIDSVVLERKDRTYVEQRQRAGILEQATVDVLRAAGAGARLDAEGMPHDGIELRFDGRAHRVDFPELTGGRRVWVYAQTEVVKDLIALQLTDGGPLLFEAEVHAVEGADTDRPLIRYTHEGREQTLTCDYVVGCDGFHGVARNAVPDGVRTTYERTYPYSWLGILADAPPVYDELIYAHSERGFALASMRSLSVSRLYLQVPNGTDPADWSDEQVWDELDARFALTANPGWRLKRGPVTSKAVLPMRSHVTEPMRHGRVFLAGDAAHIVPPTGAKGLNLAATDVIVLARAFARLRETGSSELLDTYSDTCLRRVWRAEHFSYFMTTTLHVDPAQSPFETRLQLSQLDRVATSRHAAAELAENYTGLPLDTAS
- a CDS encoding DUF6479 family protein translates to MNMEWTDIAAERSVLGGIAPFLAGVVVVAMLIGAIWLGARVRAREPRRPRPEEQPRMPDGGPVREERVNREPDEIPKSDYRLTPYEVHGNMGSRPSEEKKRPRWSKGSSGSFGSGGLGAH
- a CDS encoding ferredoxin yields the protein MASGYPPVVTSTTTSHQELVRFLEDRFACAQACTECARACALRASLADPDGPEDQEKMRRKGIMCAEVCDATCRVLSEQPGLDEAGIRVQVEWCRTVCLECAHVFDEHPGAEDGAKACRECAQACTDFLATLG